The following coding sequences are from one Hippopotamus amphibius kiboko isolate mHipAmp2 chromosome 9, mHipAmp2.hap2, whole genome shotgun sequence window:
- the LOC130860795 gene encoding olfactory receptor 52N4-like translates to MGVVLVAIVVDDVALIAQARADILLTVIMLNQTDLTPGSFILTGIPGLEDRHLWISLPFCTMYVVAVVGNCGLLYLIRYEDSLHKSMYYFLAMLSLTDLVMCTTTTPKALCIFWFHLKEISFDGCLVQMFFIYTFTGMESGVLMLMALDRYTAICHPLRYPTILTNPVIAKAGLATFLRGVLLVFPLTFIIKRLPYCRGNIIHHTYCDHMAVAKLSCGNIKINVIYGLMVALLIGGFDILCITVSYTMILWAVVSLSSAEARGKAFSTCTAHICAIVFSYSPAFFCFFSHRFGGHTIPPSCHIIVANIYLLLPPTMNPIIYGVKTKQIRDCVIRTLLGSKDTKSHSI, encoded by the coding sequence CCTGACCGTGATAATGCTGAACCAAACAGACCTGACGCCAGGTTCATTCATTCTTACCGGGATCCCAGGGCTGGAGGACAGGCATCTCTGGATTTCTTTGCCATTCTGCACAATGTATGTTGTGGCTGTGGTAGGGAACTGTGGACTCCTCTACCTCATTCGATATGAGGATTCCTTGCACAAGTCCATGTATTACTTTTTGGCCATGCTTTCTCTAACTGACCTTGTCATGTGCACAACTACAACCCCTAAAGCCCTCTGCATCTTCTGGTTTCATCTCAAGGAAATCAGCTTTGATGGATGCCTGGTCCAGATGTTCTTCATCTACACCTTCACAGGGATGGAGTCTGGGGTGCTCATGCTTATGGCCCTGGACCGCTATACGGCCATCTGCCACCCTCTGCGCTACCCAACTATCCTCACCAATCCTGTCATTGCAAAGGCTGGGCTTGCCACTTTCCTGAGAGGTGTGTTGCTTGTCTTTCCCTTGACTTTCATCATCAAGCGACTACCCTATTGCAGAGGCAATATAATACACCACACCTACTGTGACCACATGGCTGTAGCCAAGCTATCATGTGGAAATATCAAGATCAATGTTATCTATGGTCTGATGGTTGCCCTCCTGATTGGGGGCTTTGACATCCTGTGCATCACGGTCTCCTACACCATGATCCTCTGGGCAGTGGTCAGCCTCTCCTCAGCGGAAGCTCGGGGGAAGGCCTTCAGCACCTGCACCGCCCACATCTGTGCTATAGTTTTCTCCTACAGCCCAgccttcttttgtttcttttcccaccGCTTTGGGGGCCACACAATTCCTCCATCTTGTCACATCATTGTGGCCAATATTTATCTGCTCCTGCCCCCTACTATGAACCCTATCATCTATGGGGTGAAAACCAAGCAGATACGAGACTGTGTCATAAGGACCCTCCTAGGTTCTAAGGATACTAAATCCCACAGCATATGA